The following coding sequences lie in one Sedimentibacter sp. MB35-C1 genomic window:
- the obgE gene encoding GTPase ObgE encodes MFVDIAKVSVKAGKGGNGSVAFRREKYIAMGGPDGGDGGDGGSIILVADEGLRTLMDFRYKRRYQAENGQDGRGKKQYGSDGKDLILKVPIGTLVKDEETGIVLTDLKDHGQRFVVARGGHGGKGNVKFANSIRRTPRFAEPGTKGESRDVTLELKLLADVGLVGFPNVGKSTILASVTSAKPKIANYHFTTLKPNLGVVSIGEGHSYVMADIPGLIEGASEGAGLGLEFLRHVERTKLLLHVIDASGQEGRDPINDFYKINEELQQYSEKLSEKEQIIVLNKTDLPQIQENVERIKKELGDNYEIIEVSAATNHGLDLLKKRAYERLQHIEDEIQFVNEEEVESFIDRKARDTIAVSQQDGYYLADGDFLERLVASTNFDDFESFSNFQKVLIDKGVIERLRELGAQEGDLIKVCGVEFDFVD; translated from the coding sequence ATGTTTGTAGATATAGCAAAGGTTAGCGTTAAAGCTGGGAAGGGCGGAAACGGCAGCGTTGCATTCAGGCGAGAGAAATACATAGCCATGGGGGGACCTGATGGAGGCGACGGAGGCGACGGAGGCAGCATAATACTGGTAGCTGATGAAGGACTTAGGACTCTGATGGATTTCAGATACAAAAGACGTTATCAGGCTGAAAACGGCCAGGATGGAAGAGGAAAAAAACAATACGGTTCCGACGGTAAAGATCTTATTTTAAAGGTTCCTATCGGAACATTGGTAAAGGATGAAGAAACAGGTATAGTTCTGACTGATTTAAAAGATCATGGACAGAGGTTTGTTGTGGCAAGAGGTGGACACGGAGGTAAAGGAAATGTTAAATTTGCAAATTCTATAAGACGTACTCCGCGTTTTGCAGAGCCTGGCACAAAAGGCGAAAGCAGAGACGTTACCCTTGAGCTTAAGCTTCTTGCAGATGTGGGACTAGTTGGATTTCCAAATGTGGGAAAATCAACAATACTTGCATCAGTGACCAGTGCAAAACCCAAGATTGCAAACTATCATTTTACAACATTGAAACCTAATCTTGGGGTTGTAAGCATAGGAGAGGGTCACAGCTATGTTATGGCTGACATACCGGGGCTTATTGAAGGTGCGTCAGAGGGAGCAGGGCTTGGACTTGAATTCTTGAGACATGTTGAAAGAACTAAGTTACTATTACATGTTATTGACGCTTCCGGACAGGAAGGAAGAGACCCTATTAATGACTTTTATAAAATTAATGAAGAATTACAGCAATATAGCGAAAAACTTTCAGAAAAGGAACAAATAATAGTTTTAAATAAGACAGATCTCCCACAGATTCAGGAAAATGTAGAAAGAATTAAAAAAGAACTTGGGGATAATTATGAAATAATTGAGGTTTCCGCTGCAACAAATCATGGATTGGACTTGCTGAAAAAACGAGCATACGAAAGGCTTCAGCATATTGAAGATGAAATACAGTTTGTTAATGAAGAGGAAGTTGAAAGTTTTATTGATAGAAAAGCAAGAGATACTATAGCTGTTTCACAACAGGACGGATACTATTTGGCTGATGGAGATTTCCTGGAAAGACTTGTGGCATCAACAAACTTTGACGATTTCGAATCCTTCAGTAATTTTCAGAAGGTTCTTATTGATAAAGGAGTAATAGAAAGATTGCGTGAGCTAGGTGCACAAGAAGGAGATTTAATAAAAGTATGCGGAGTTGAATTTGACTTTGTGGACTAG
- the rpmA gene encoding 50S ribosomal protein L27 — protein MLLKLNLQLFAHKKGVGSSKNGRDSNSKRLGVKRTDGQFVLAGNILVRQRGTKLHPGLNVGIGSDDTLFALVSGKVKFERKDKTRKQVSVYPSELEA, from the coding sequence ATGTTATTGAAATTAAATTTACAGTTATTTGCACATAAAAAAGGTGTTGGTAGCTCTAAAAACGGTCGTGACAGCAATTCTAAAAGACTCGGAGTAAAAAGAACTGACGGTCAATTCGTATTGGCGGGAAATATACTTGTAAGACAAAGAGGAACTAAGCTTCATCCAGGCTTAAATGTAGGTATCGGAAGCGACGATACATTGTTCGCACTGGTAAGCGGAAAAGTGAAGTTCGAAAGAAAAGACAAAACAAGAAAACAAGTTAGTGTATATCCAAGTGAATTAGAAGCATAA
- the ppdK gene encoding pyruvate, phosphate dikinase, whose amino-acid sequence MSKKWVYLFKEGSASQKDLLGGKGANLCEMTNIGLPVPPGLTVTTEACTEFYVQGKKLTDDMVSQIKSNLKTLEEQTEKSFGNAENPLLVSVRSGAKISMPGMMDTILNLGLNDKTVEGLAEKTGNMRFAYDSYRRFIQMFGDVVLGISKHKFDNILDGTKEKNNYKYDTELTAENLKTIVEEFKKVYIKEKSTEFPQEPETQLLMAIEAVFRSWNNPRAITYRNLYDIPHNIGTAVNVQSMVFGNMGDTSGTGVAFTRNPSTGEKKVFGEFLINAQGEDVVAGIRTPLSIDKLNEVMPDIFKQFMDAAETLEHHYKDMQDIEFTIEQGKLYFLQTRNGKRTADAALRAAVEMVGENLITKKDAVMRVDPKSLDQLLHPKFDPEELKSLTSVAKGLPASPGAATGKIYFNADDAVAAANKGEDAILVRKETSPEDIEGMNKAKGILTSRGGMTSHAAVVARGMGKCCVAGCEAAHVDEAKKIMTIKGETYQEGDFISLDGSTGNIYKGKVKTVEANISGNFEALMKWADEFRKLGIRTNSDTPKDSETAVKFGAEGIGLCRTEHMFFEESRIFSVRKMIISETVSQREKALAEILPMQKNDFKGIFKVMGIRPVTIRLLDPPLHEFIPTDEEDIVELAKDMDVSVSKLKETIHSLQEFNPMLGHRGCRLAISYPEMAKMQTRAIIEAAIEVSEEENISIVPEIMVPLVGKKEELEILRKLIIEVAEETKKEMNSYLSYLIGTMIEIPRACVTADEIAQCADFFSFGTNDLTQMTFGYSRDDAGKFLEDYKDAGILEQDPFQSIDQAGVGKMVEMAVELGKEAQSHLHLGVCGEHGGDPASIEFFHNTGLDYVSCSPFRVPVARLAAAQAALKGNSPISK is encoded by the coding sequence ATGAGCAAAAAATGGGTTTATTTATTTAAAGAAGGAAGTGCTTCACAAAAAGACTTATTAGGAGGAAAAGGAGCTAACCTGTGTGAAATGACAAACATCGGTCTGCCGGTTCCTCCGGGATTGACCGTTACAACAGAAGCCTGTACCGAATTTTATGTACAGGGAAAAAAACTTACCGATGATATGGTCAGCCAAATCAAATCTAATCTAAAGACTTTAGAAGAACAAACAGAAAAAAGTTTTGGAAATGCAGAAAATCCTCTTTTAGTATCGGTACGTTCCGGTGCAAAAATTTCAATGCCTGGTATGATGGATACAATATTGAATCTTGGACTTAATGATAAAACGGTGGAAGGATTAGCAGAAAAAACAGGAAATATGCGTTTTGCATACGATAGCTACAGAAGATTTATACAAATGTTCGGTGATGTTGTATTGGGTATATCGAAGCATAAATTTGATAACATTCTTGATGGAACCAAAGAAAAGAACAACTACAAGTATGATACAGAACTTACTGCCGAAAATTTAAAAACTATTGTAGAAGAGTTTAAAAAAGTATATATAAAAGAAAAAAGCACCGAATTTCCTCAAGAACCCGAAACACAGCTTCTTATGGCTATTGAAGCAGTGTTTAGATCATGGAATAACCCAAGAGCAATTACATACAGAAATCTTTATGATATACCTCATAATATAGGAACCGCAGTAAATGTGCAGTCAATGGTGTTTGGAAATATGGGCGATACTTCAGGAACCGGGGTTGCATTTACAAGAAACCCTTCGACCGGTGAAAAAAAGGTGTTTGGAGAATTCTTAATCAATGCCCAAGGAGAAGATGTTGTGGCAGGTATAAGAACTCCTCTGTCTATTGATAAATTAAACGAAGTTATGCCTGATATATTTAAGCAATTTATGGATGCTGCAGAAACCCTCGAACATCACTACAAGGATATGCAGGACATTGAATTTACAATAGAACAAGGTAAGCTCTACTTCCTTCAGACAAGAAATGGGAAAAGAACTGCGGATGCTGCTCTGAGAGCTGCAGTTGAAATGGTCGGAGAAAACCTCATAACTAAGAAAGATGCAGTTATGCGAGTGGATCCAAAATCCCTTGATCAGCTTCTTCACCCTAAATTTGATCCTGAAGAATTAAAAAGCTTAACTTCTGTTGCAAAAGGGCTTCCTGCATCACCAGGAGCTGCAACAGGAAAAATATACTTCAATGCTGATGATGCAGTAGCTGCCGCAAATAAAGGTGAAGATGCAATACTTGTCAGAAAAGAAACATCACCTGAAGATATAGAAGGCATGAACAAAGCAAAAGGTATATTGACATCAAGAGGAGGCATGACTTCCCATGCTGCTGTTGTTGCAAGAGGAATGGGAAAATGCTGTGTTGCCGGCTGTGAAGCTGCTCATGTAGACGAAGCTAAGAAAATCATGACAATTAAAGGCGAAACCTACCAAGAAGGAGATTTCATTTCTCTTGACGGAAGTACAGGAAATATATACAAAGGTAAGGTAAAGACTGTTGAAGCCAACATATCTGGAAATTTTGAGGCTCTCATGAAGTGGGCTGATGAATTTAGAAAGCTTGGAATCCGAACAAATTCAGACACACCAAAGGATTCAGAAACAGCTGTTAAATTTGGTGCGGAAGGAATTGGCCTTTGCAGAACAGAGCATATGTTTTTCGAAGAAAGTCGTATATTCTCTGTTCGAAAAATGATTATTTCAGAGACTGTCAGCCAAAGAGAAAAAGCTCTGGCGGAAATACTTCCTATGCAGAAAAATGACTTCAAAGGTATATTTAAAGTTATGGGCATCAGACCTGTAACTATAAGATTATTGGATCCTCCTTTGCACGAATTTATTCCTACCGATGAAGAAGATATTGTTGAACTTGCAAAAGACATGGATGTTTCTGTTTCAAAATTAAAGGAAACAATTCACAGCCTGCAAGAATTCAATCCAATGTTGGGGCACAGAGGATGCAGACTAGCAATCTCATACCCTGAAATGGCAAAAATGCAGACAAGAGCTATAATAGAAGCTGCCATTGAAGTTTCTGAAGAAGAAAACATAAGTATAGTTCCCGAAATCATGGTTCCGTTGGTAGGGAAAAAAGAAGAGCTTGAAATTCTGAGAAAGCTTATAATAGAAGTTGCAGAAGAAACTAAAAAAGAAATGAATTCCTATTTAAGTTACCTGATAGGAACAATGATTGAAATTCCGAGGGCATGTGTAACTGCAGATGAAATCGCGCAATGTGCTGACTTCTTCTCGTTTGGTACAAATGACCTGACACAGATGACATTTGGTTATTCAAGAGATGATGCAGGAAAATTCCTCGAAGATTACAAAGACGCTGGCATACTTGAACAAGATCCATTCCAGAGTATAGACCAGGCTGGTGTCGGCAAAATGGTTGAAATGGCAGTGGAACTGGGAAAAGAAGCACAATCCCACCTGCACCTAGGTGTATGCGGAGAGCACGGCGGTGACCCTGCATCAATAGAGTTTTTCCATAATACCGGTTTAGATTATGTATCATGCTCACCATTCAGAGTTCCTGTTGCAAGACTGGCAGCAGCACAGGCGGCATTGAAAGGAAATAGCCCTATCTCTAAATAA
- the yhbY gene encoding ribosome assembly RNA-binding protein YhbY, with protein MLTGKQRSYLKSLANKIDSLMQIGKGGVTENVIKQIDDALEARELIKISILNNSMLEAKDTANEIAAAVGAEYVQSIGNKFVLYRESKEKQINMPK; from the coding sequence ATGCTTACAGGAAAGCAAAGAAGTTATTTAAAATCTTTGGCTAATAAAATAGATTCATTAATGCAGATAGGCAAGGGCGGAGTAACAGAAAATGTTATAAAGCAGATAGACGATGCATTAGAAGCCAGAGAGCTGATAAAAATCAGCATATTAAACAATAGTATGCTGGAAGCTAAGGACACTGCAAATGAAATAGCAGCAGCTGTCGGTGCAGAATATGTACAAAGCATAGGCAATAAATTTGTACTATACAGAGAGTCAAAAGAAAAACAAATAAATATGCCTAAATAG
- a CDS encoding HAD family hydrolase: protein MIKGILFDKDGTLIDFSLWENAAIKTIMAIMDEYDLHDDEIFRMLKKSIGITDYGVEPFGALAYKSHEDLAAELQFVLNKYRSVDLEAFKKHVPELLRKEVLSDDAEFKEIVDLKELYRHMNSKGIKMGIATADSMQSAEHMINKLNLDGCFDFVGAYDGIMKRKPHKDMCERFCKMYGLEPSEVAIVGDSYNDMLFAKNSGAIGVGVLSGVSCKINLKDTANIILPSIECLFDDEVLNSLDEKNYEVRELWTA, encoded by the coding sequence ATGATAAAAGGAATTTTATTTGACAAAGATGGAACGCTGATTGACTTCTCATTGTGGGAAAATGCGGCAATAAAAACTATTATGGCGATAATGGATGAGTACGATCTCCATGATGATGAAATATTTAGAATGTTAAAAAAATCTATAGGAATTACCGATTACGGAGTTGAACCGTTTGGAGCGTTGGCATACAAATCTCATGAGGATTTGGCTGCGGAACTTCAATTCGTGCTTAATAAATATCGCAGTGTAGATTTAGAGGCATTTAAAAAACATGTTCCGGAGCTTTTGAGAAAAGAAGTGCTAAGCGATGATGCTGAATTTAAAGAGATTGTCGATTTAAAAGAATTATACAGACACATGAATTCTAAGGGAATTAAGATGGGCATTGCTACGGCAGATTCCATGCAGTCTGCTGAACATATGATTAATAAGCTTAACCTTGATGGTTGCTTTGATTTTGTCGGTGCATATGATGGCATAATGAAAAGAAAACCGCACAAGGATATGTGTGAGAGATTTTGCAAGATGTATGGCTTAGAACCAAGTGAAGTTGCGATAGTAGGTGATTCCTACAATGATATGTTATTCGCTAAAAATTCTGGTGCAATCGGAGTAGGGGTTCTTTCGGGAGTAAGTTGCAAGATCAATTTAAAGGATACGGCAAACATAATACTTCCATCAATAGAATGCCTGTTTGATGATGAAGTTTTAAACTCGCTGGATGAAAAAAACTATGAAGTCAGAGAATTATGGACGGCATAA
- the uppS gene encoding polyprenyl diphosphate synthase, whose translation MRIPKHIGLIPDGNRRWAENKGLQKQDGYEHGLDPGLQALRLAKKYGINEITYYGFTTDNCKRPRNQIDAFVKSCIDAVNMIAGENVSLLVIGNTNSAMFPKELLKYTKRTVLGNGETKVNFLVNYGWDWDISAIGSENTSRKSIMDSLNSRDISRIDLILRWGGRKRLSGFLPVQSVYSDIYTINDLWPDFKPEQFHNAIKWYNMQDVTLGG comes from the coding sequence ATGAGAATACCAAAACATATAGGGCTTATACCCGACGGAAACAGAAGATGGGCGGAGAACAAAGGGCTTCAAAAACAGGACGGATATGAACACGGACTTGATCCGGGACTACAGGCCTTAAGGCTGGCAAAAAAATACGGAATTAATGAAATTACATATTACGGTTTTACAACCGATAACTGCAAAAGACCGCGAAATCAGATTGATGCATTTGTCAAGTCATGCATCGACGCTGTCAACATGATTGCAGGGGAAAATGTATCTCTTCTGGTCATAGGCAACACAAATTCTGCAATGTTTCCAAAAGAATTATTAAAATATACAAAAAGAACAGTGCTTGGGAATGGAGAAACAAAGGTGAACTTTCTTGTTAACTACGGTTGGGACTGGGATATTTCCGCCATAGGTTCAGAAAATACAAGCAGAAAAAGTATTATGGACTCCCTTAATTCAAGAGATATCTCACGCATTGACCTGATACTCAGGTGGGGAGGAAGAAAAAGACTGTCAGGGTTCTTGCCTGTCCAATCCGTGTATTCAGATATATATACTATAAATGATCTATGGCCCGATTTCAAGCCAGAGCAGTTCCACAACGCAATTAAATGGTACAACATGCAGGATGTAACCCTGGGAGGATAA
- the rplU gene encoding 50S ribosomal protein L21, whose protein sequence is MYAVIETGGKQYRVQEGDVIRVEKLNIAEGEQVKFDKVLLVAEEGKLNVGKPYVDGAVVEGLVEKQDKAKKIIIFKYKAKKDYRKKQGHRQPYTQIKIEKIVG, encoded by the coding sequence ATGTACGCAGTTATTGAAACAGGTGGAAAACAATACAGAGTTCAGGAAGGCGATGTTATAAGAGTTGAAAAATTAAACATTGCTGAAGGCGAGCAGGTAAAATTTGATAAAGTTTTACTTGTTGCAGAAGAAGGTAAATTAAATGTTGGAAAACCATATGTTGACGGAGCTGTAGTTGAAGGCTTAGTAGAAAAACAGGATAAAGCAAAGAAAATAATTATTTTCAAATATAAAGCAAAAAAAGACTACAGAAAAAAACAAGGACATCGTCAACCATATACACAGATTAAAATTGAAAAAATTGTTGGTTAG
- a CDS encoding sodium ion-translocating decarboxylase subunit beta has protein sequence MKKIRLLSLVAVLLFTGCVNKENSSTAIIGGADGPTAIFITEKSNGYLTIIVTLIIVLVIAAIIYFIKKKK, from the coding sequence ATGAAAAAAATAAGATTATTATCCTTAGTGGCAGTTTTATTATTTACAGGATGTGTAAACAAGGAAAATTCATCTACAGCTATTATTGGTGGAGCTGATGGGCCTACAGCTATTTTTATTACAGAAAAATCAAATGGTTATTTAACAATTATTGTAACACTTATTATAGTATTGGTTATAGCTGCTATTATTTATTTTATAAAAAAGAAAAAATAA
- a CDS encoding ribosomal-processing cysteine protease Prp has translation MITVTIYRTGEEIQGFIVEGHSGYAEHGMDIVCSSVSILSYTALNSINLVAGIEAENISYSVDEETGLMSLRTLVNNDKTDVVYRCFMVGIELLLEDYSDYITLKFEEV, from the coding sequence ATGATTACAGTTACTATATACAGAACCGGCGAAGAAATCCAGGGTTTTATTGTTGAAGGACACTCTGGTTACGCTGAACATGGAATGGACATAGTGTGCTCATCGGTATCTATATTGAGCTATACGGCTCTCAATTCAATCAACTTAGTTGCGGGAATTGAAGCTGAAAATATAAGCTACAGTGTTGATGAAGAAACCGGACTGATGAGTTTGAGAACATTGGTAAACAATGATAAAACCGATGTTGTTTACAGGTGTTTCATGGTAGGAATAGAATTATTACTGGAAGATTACAGCGATTATATTACACTTAAATTTGAGGAGGTGTAA
- the thyA gene encoding thymidylate synthase — MSTADKIFINTCKDILTNGVWDKDYDVRPRWKDGTPAHTIKKFGVVNRYNLQESFPILTLRKTNFTAAIDELLWIWQKKSNNINDLNSHIWDSWADETGSIGKAYGYQLGIKHKYSEGEFDQVDRVIYDLKNNPASRRIMTNIYNFQDLHEMNLYPCAYSMTFNVSGNKLNAILNQRSQDVLAANNWNVVQYSILVHMMAQISGLVAGELVHVISDAHIYDRHIPIIEELIEKEEHDSPELVIDKSINSFYDFTVDSFKLNDYKYNPFKIKVPIAV; from the coding sequence ATGAGCACAGCAGATAAAATATTTATAAATACTTGTAAGGACATACTTACTAACGGTGTGTGGGACAAGGACTACGATGTAAGACCCAGGTGGAAAGATGGAACACCTGCGCATACAATAAAAAAGTTTGGTGTTGTAAACAGATATAACCTGCAGGAATCTTTTCCGATTCTGACACTAAGAAAAACTAATTTTACAGCAGCCATAGATGAACTGCTTTGGATATGGCAAAAAAAATCAAATAATATAAATGATTTAAACAGTCATATTTGGGATTCGTGGGCAGATGAAACAGGTTCCATAGGCAAAGCTTACGGCTATCAGCTTGGCATCAAGCACAAATATAGTGAGGGAGAATTTGATCAGGTAGACAGAGTTATATATGATTTAAAAAATAATCCTGCCAGCAGGAGGATAATGACAAATATATATAATTTTCAGGACCTTCATGAGATGAATCTTTATCCTTGCGCATACAGCATGACATTTAATGTTTCAGGAAACAAGCTGAATGCAATATTAAATCAGCGTTCACAGGATGTTCTTGCGGCAAATAACTGGAATGTTGTTCAATATTCAATTCTTGTACATATGATGGCTCAAATAAGTGGTTTGGTTGCAGGGGAACTGGTCCATGTAATATCCGATGCTCATATTTATGACAGACACATCCCTATTATTGAGGAACTTATTGAGAAAGAAGAGCATGATTCACCGGAGCTGGTAATAGATAAATCTATAAACAGTTTTTATGATTTTACGGTTGACAGCTTTAAATTAAACGATTATAAATATAATCCGTTTAAGATAAAAGTTCCTATTGCAGTTTAA
- a CDS encoding Rne/Rng family ribonuclease, translating to MKQILINSSAFFDQFAILEDGRLIDYVHEEKINRGVIRNIYKGRVANILPGMEAAFVDVGLEKNAYLFLDDLLSDKFLKEKKIRKRDVKNISKVLKKGDELLVQIIREPMGEKNIAVTTDVSLSGKYIALIPKSTEINISKKINNVTERIRLEKIGKEIMKNGNGMIFRTFSEGCPKEEVEKEYNFLSSVFAQIEQEYNYSYAPKLLHQSNSMIEKLFLDYVDSTVDQIYVDDKKTKDNILGLIGRYDSEKFKNISIIESSGAFEMLNVEKQISMLFERKVELDNGGSIFIDVTEALTVIDVNSGKYVGSKNMEQTALEINLGALEEIGRQVKLRNISGIIIIDFIDVKSKENINFIISKAKRIFKEDKAKTNILGMTKLNLMEITRKKDKENFFNIITEECSHCRGGGRTGSKVFISFKLENIVKKIKKNTSCEAVILSAGCITKNKIVNECMEIVESIEKKYGIKIYFKKDENILTDEIVIEKMGKLDYINSIIKQK from the coding sequence ATGAAACAGATTTTAATTAATAGTTCAGCATTCTTCGATCAGTTTGCCATTTTAGAGGATGGCAGGCTAATCGATTATGTGCATGAAGAAAAAATTAACAGAGGCGTGATACGAAACATTTACAAGGGACGAGTAGCTAACATCCTTCCTGGAATGGAAGCAGCTTTTGTGGATGTTGGACTTGAAAAAAATGCGTATCTTTTTTTAGATGATTTGCTTTCAGATAAATTCTTGAAAGAAAAGAAAATTAGAAAAAGAGACGTTAAAAATATAAGCAAGGTTTTGAAAAAGGGAGATGAACTTCTGGTTCAGATTATTAGAGAGCCAATGGGGGAAAAAAATATTGCTGTTACAACCGATGTATCTCTTTCGGGTAAATACATTGCACTTATACCTAAGAGCACAGAGATTAATATTTCCAAAAAAATAAATAATGTTACTGAGCGCATACGCTTGGAAAAAATAGGGAAAGAGATAATGAAGAACGGAAACGGGATGATATTCCGAACATTCTCCGAGGGATGTCCAAAAGAGGAAGTTGAGAAGGAGTATAATTTTCTTTCATCTGTATTTGCTCAGATAGAGCAGGAATACAATTATTCCTACGCCCCAAAGCTCTTGCACCAAAGTAATTCAATGATTGAAAAATTATTTCTGGATTATGTTGATTCCACGGTAGATCAAATATATGTGGATGATAAAAAAACAAAGGATAATATTTTAGGACTTATAGGAAGATACGATTCTGAAAAGTTTAAAAACATTTCCATAATTGAATCATCTGGAGCATTTGAAATGCTTAATGTTGAAAAACAGATAAGCATGTTATTTGAAAGGAAGGTTGAGCTTGACAATGGAGGATCGATATTTATCGATGTTACAGAAGCCTTAACTGTAATAGATGTAAACAGCGGGAAATATGTGGGAAGCAAAAATATGGAACAAACAGCATTAGAAATAAACCTTGGGGCTCTTGAAGAGATAGGAAGACAGGTTAAACTGAGGAATATCAGTGGAATTATAATAATTGATTTTATAGATGTTAAGAGCAAAGAAAATATAAATTTTATAATTAGCAAAGCCAAGCGGATTTTTAAGGAAGATAAGGCGAAAACAAACATTCTGGGCATGACGAAACTGAATCTTATGGAGATAACAAGAAAAAAAGATAAAGAGAATTTTTTTAATATAATAACAGAGGAGTGTTCACATTGCAGAGGTGGAGGAAGAACGGGTTCAAAAGTTTTTATATCTTTTAAGCTGGAGAACATAGTTAAAAAAATCAAAAAAAATACCTCTTGTGAAGCAGTAATATTAAGTGCCGGCTGTATTACAAAAAACAAGATAGTTAATGAATGTATGGAAATTGTTGAAAGTATAGAAAAAAAGTACGGCATTAAAATTTATTTTAAGAAAGATGAGAACATTCTTACCGATGAAATAGTTATTGAAAAAATGGGGAAACTGGATTATATTAATAGCATAATAAAGCAAAAATAA
- a CDS encoding dihydrofolate reductase has product MKLIVAVAKNWAIGFNGDLLFNLPDDMAFFKKTTVDKVVVMGRNTLLSFPGAKPLKNRTNIVLTTNREFEAEGCIICHSLDELFTELKKYNSDDIFVVGGGKIYNELYPYCSEALITKVDAIANADTFLHNFDEDENWYLSYASEVHEDNGLKFMFNTYKNKTIENYEFK; this is encoded by the coding sequence ATGAAGTTAATAGTTGCAGTTGCAAAAAATTGGGCAATAGGTTTTAATGGAGACTTGTTGTTTAATTTGCCTGATGATATGGCGTTTTTTAAAAAAACTACAGTAGACAAGGTTGTTGTTATGGGGAGAAATACTCTCCTGTCTTTTCCAGGAGCTAAGCCTCTTAAGAACAGGACAAATATTGTATTAACAACAAACAGGGAATTTGAAGCAGAAGGTTGTATAATATGCCACTCTTTAGATGAACTGTTTACAGAGCTTAAAAAGTATAACAGTGATGATATATTTGTTGTAGGCGGTGGAAAAATATATAATGAATTATATCCTTATTGCAGTGAGGCTTTGATAACTAAAGTTGATGCAATAGCCAACGCTGACACATTCCTTCATAATTTTGATGAGGATGAGAACTGGTACTTGTCATATGCATCAGAAGTTCATGAAGATAACGGGTTGAAATTTATGTTCAATACATATAAAAATAAAACAATTGAAAATTACGAATTTAAGTAA
- a CDS encoding adenylate kinase, with amino-acid sequence MIILITGASHTGKTLLAQKLLKKYQYPYLSVDLLKMGLIRSGNTNLTPEDDSELEVYLWPIVREMIKTAIENKQNLVVEGCYIPFSWKEDFSEVYLNEIHYHCLVMSENYIKQHFSDIKKYANEIEKRVDDTWCTMNSVLEDNAHYLEMCKKYNCNYILIDECYAVKIDE; translated from the coding sequence TTGATTATATTGATTACAGGGGCTTCTCACACAGGTAAAACTTTGTTGGCACAGAAGCTTCTTAAAAAGTACCAATATCCATATCTATCTGTTGACCTTTTGAAAATGGGATTAATACGAAGTGGAAATACAAATCTAACTCCCGAAGATGACAGTGAACTGGAGGTCTATTTATGGCCGATTGTTCGGGAAATGATTAAGACTGCCATTGAAAATAAGCAAAATCTTGTGGTTGAAGGCTGTTATATTCCATTTAGTTGGAAAGAGGATTTTAGTGAGGTGTATCTGAATGAAATTCACTATCACTGTCTTGTGATGAGCGAAAACTATATTAAGCAACACTTTTCAGATATAAAAAAATATGCTAACGAAATAGAGAAACGTGTTGATGATACATGGTGTACCATGAATTCTGTACTTGAGGACAATGCGCATTATCTTGAGATGTGTAAAAAATATAACTGTAATTACATTTTGATTGATGAATGTTACGCGGTGAAAATCGACGAATAA